The DNA segment AATTTCATGTGAAAAAATAAAAACCTGAGCTCAACAGGAATCATTTTTTGATTCAATTTTACTGTGAATCATACTACTTCCCTATCCCAGTGTTGTTGCAAAGTAAAAACAAATTTACTTCAACTGCAAAAATCTTTTTGAATATTTGGTAAGATTTAAGGCTGAACCTGAGATTCGTTTTCACCGATCAGCCCCCTGCCTTTCTTCACGATAATGTGTTCACATTTAAGGCGGTTGATCAATTTGTCAAGGATTCCGTTGATAAAAGTACAGCTTTTATCGGTGCTGTAATATTTTGAAATCTCTATATATTCGTTTAAGGTAACCTTAGTGGGTATGTAGGGGAATTCAATGAGCTCGGAAATGGCTGCTTCCATGATTAAAATATCAATAAATGCTATCCGTTCCACATCCCAGTTTTTAGAATGTTCCTTGATAAGGCTATAGTATTTTTCCCGGTTAATAATTGTTTTTCTAAAAAGGGTTTGGGCGAATGCCTGATCCTCTTCATTTTTAAACATGGGCATAAAGGTAACCGAGCTGATGTCTCCTTCTTTGAAGGATTTCAGGGTCTTTATAATCATACTGATTACAAAGTCACTATCATCATTCCAGTATATGCTTTGTTCCTCAAGGGATTGCTCCAGTATTTCGGAAGTACCAAAAAAATCGGGTAAAAGCCTTAAGATGAATTTTTTATCTGAATTATAACTGTCCTCGCTGGCGATATAGTTTTTATATGCCTCGGAATTGGTGAGATCTTGATATAATGATTTTATCAGCCCATGATAATTGATCCAGCTTAATTTGTTGTCTGACAGATATTTTTGAAATTGTTGGCTTCCTGCTATTTGACGAAGAAGCCTGTTGTCAACCAAACGCGTATTGGGATGTAAATCTTCGTAGGTGGAAAGATTTTTTGCTCTGGCCAGTTCTATCCTTGATTCAGCATAACGAACCAACTCAACTAAAAGCAACATTAAATAATAATAAAGATCGTATGTCTTTTTGATGCTAAACATCAATTGCTTTTCAGACTGAACTAATGAGCTTTCATCGCATTGATGGTAGGCATACAAAATCTGTAAAATTTTTATTCGAAGTAATCTTCGGCTTATCATAAAAAAGAACCTTTGTTTTAGAAACGCGTTGGGAACAGCAATTGCTTGCTTTATTCCTTAATTGTTTGTTTATTTTAAAATTAGGCTGCGAAGTAACGCAATTTTTTGCAAAGTCCCTAAAGAAACTTTCATAATTTCATAGAAAATCCTTTTAAAAAGAGGTGGAAAAACTTTTTTTAAATCAATAATTTTCTACTTTTGAGTTTTATCAAATCAACTATTAAAAAATTACTAAAAAAATGGAAGAAGAAGGCAAATTACCAGAAATAGAAAAAAATGAAGATCACGAAAAGATTTTCTCGAAAGTAATCCGGGCAGGGAAAAGAACATATTTTTTTGATGTTAGGGCCACCAAAAAAAATGATTATTTCCTGACGTTAACAGAAAGTAAAAAACGTTTCGATGTGGATGGACATTCTTACTTCGAAAAACATAAAATATTTCTCTATAAAGAGGATTTTGATAAGTTTTCAGAAGGATTGCATGAAGTCATTGACTATATCAAATCTGTGAAAAATGAAGCTTTAATTCCAGACGATTACAAAGAAGAATCCTCTGAGCACGAAAAAATTAATGAAAAATTTGCTAATATTGAATTTGAAGACCTGGGGAATAAGTAAACATACAACTTTCAAAACTAAACTCCGTAAATCTTATTCTCCCAAATACTAATTATTACGTAAGATTCGTTTAAATATAAAGGATTTTTGTGAGATGAATCCTGGGAATTTATTGAAATACTGTCAATTGGTGATAATTTTCCAGGATTTAATTAAATTTATACCCGCTTTTGGTTTTCCAATTTTATCCTAACGAATTTTGTATGCATTTGCTTAAATACATTATTCTGGTTTTTTGTTCGGCCATTTTACTTTTTTCCTGCCAAAGCGAAAAATTTAATGACAATCCTTATGTAAAACTGAAGTTTTCTCAAGATACTGTCAGTTTTGATACGATTTTCACCACCATTGGTACCCCTACAAAATTATTAAAGATATATAACCCCACCAGCCAGTCTGTAAAAATCTCCAAAGTGTTTTTGGCCGGGGGAGGTCAATCGGCATTCAAATTAAATATTGACGGTTCTGAAATTAATCCTGTTGAAAATATTGAAATTTACCCACATGATAGCCTGTTTCTGTTTGTTATAGCTAAGGTTGAACAGAATTTTACGAATGCTCCTTTGTTTGTTCATGATTCTATTGTGTTTATTACCAATGGCAATATGCAGCATGTCGAACTTTGCGCTTGGGGCCAGGATATTCATCTCCTGAATAATAGTACACTTAAAAGCCAAACCTGGACAAATGATAAACCTTACCTGATTTATGGCCATGTGGTGGTTGATTCTTCACAAACCCTGAATATTGAAGAAGGAACATTGGTTTACCTGCATAAGAATGCAAGCCTGATTGTAAAAGGTACTTTAAACGTTCATGGAAGCAGGGCTCATCCTGTAATCTTCAGGGGTGACCGTACTGAACATTGGTATGACAGCATTCCCGGGCAATGGGGAACAATTTCCATTGAG comes from the Bacteroidota bacterium genome and includes:
- the nusB gene encoding transcription antitermination factor NusB, with the protein product MFSIKKTYDLYYYLMLLLVELVRYAESRIELARAKNLSTYEDLHPNTRLVDNRLLRQIAGSQQFQKYLSDNKLSWINYHGLIKSLYQDLTNSEAYKNYIASEDSYNSDKKFILRLLPDFFGTSEILEQSLEEQSIYWNDDSDFVISMIIKTLKSFKEGDISSVTFMPMFKNEEDQAFAQTLFRKTIINREKYYSLIKEHSKNWDVERIAFIDILIMEAAISELIEFPYIPTKVTLNEYIEISKYYSTDKSCTFINGILDKLINRLKCEHIIVKKGRGLIGENESQVQP
- a CDS encoding DUF3276 family protein, encoding MEEEGKLPEIEKNEDHEKIFSKVIRAGKRTYFFDVRATKKNDYFLTLTESKKRFDVDGHSYFEKHKIFLYKEDFDKFSEGLHEVIDYIKSVKNEALIPDDYKEESSEHEKINEKFANIEFEDLGNK